Proteins from one Amycolatopsis benzoatilytica AK 16/65 genomic window:
- the rpmD gene encoding 50S ribosomal protein L30, whose amino-acid sequence MAQLKVTQVKSKIGTKHAHRESLRTLGLRKIRQSVVREDSPQVRGLIHTVRHLVEVEEVKA is encoded by the coding sequence ATGGCTCAGCTGAAGGTTACCCAGGTCAAGAGCAAGATCGGCACGAAGCACGCTCACCGCGAGTCGCTGCGCACCCTCGGGCTGCGCAAGATCCGCCAGAGCGTCGTGCGTGAAGACAGCCCCCAGGTGCGCGGCCTCATCCACACCGTCCGCCACCTGGTGGAGGTCGAGGAGGTCAAGGCATGA
- the rpsE gene encoding 30S ribosomal protein S5, producing MPGRTRQFGGGQGGPGQGGNDRGDRRDRRDRRDGGRGGAAQDKTPHLEKVVTINRVAKVVKGGRRFSFTALVVVGDGDGQVGVGYGKAKEVPAAIAKGVEEAKKNFFRVPRVGGTIPHPIQGEEAAGVVLLRPASAGTGVIAGGPVRAVLECAGVHDVLSKSLGSDNAINIVHATVAALKGLQRPEEVAARRGLPLEDVAPARMLRQRAGQGV from the coding sequence ATGCCGGGACGTACACGGCAATTCGGCGGCGGCCAGGGCGGACCGGGTCAGGGCGGCAACGACCGCGGTGACCGTCGGGACCGTCGCGACCGGCGCGACGGCGGCCGTGGCGGGGCGGCCCAGGACAAGACCCCGCACCTTGAGAAGGTCGTGACGATCAACCGCGTCGCCAAGGTCGTCAAGGGCGGTCGTCGCTTCAGCTTCACCGCCCTGGTGGTCGTCGGTGACGGCGACGGTCAGGTCGGCGTCGGCTACGGCAAGGCCAAGGAAGTTCCCGCGGCCATCGCCAAGGGCGTCGAGGAAGCGAAGAAGAACTTCTTCCGCGTTCCCCGCGTCGGCGGCACCATCCCGCACCCGATCCAGGGTGAGGAGGCCGCCGGTGTCGTGCTGCTCCGTCCGGCGTCCGCCGGTACCGGCGTCATCGCCGGTGGCCCGGTGCGCGCGGTGCTGGAGTGCGCGGGTGTCCACGACGTGCTGTCGAAGTCGCTCGGCTCCGACAACGCGATCAACATCGTGCACGCGACCGTGGCAGCCCTGAAGGGCCTGCAGCGTCCCGAAGAGGTCGCGGCCCGCCGCGGTCTCCCGCTCGAGGACGTCGCTCCGGCCCGGATGCTGCGCCAGCGCGCGGGCCAGGGGGTCTGA